A part of Myxococcus landrumus genomic DNA contains:
- a CDS encoding YcaO-like family protein: MRTDSVDSPVVGAAPGTAKHFRQGTHRTVSPEETLERVRRLMPVLGITRIANVTGLDTIGIPVVMVTRPNARSLAVSQGKGLTLAAAKASGLMESVEGYHAEHITLPLKLATYNELRFRTPVVDVAGLPRLSVSLFHPNWRMLWVEGVDLLGGGPLWLPFDLVHTDFTLPLPTGSGAFLMSSNGLASGNHVLEATLHGLCEVVERDASALWHARGEKGQAGTRLDLATVDDSACREVLETYARAGVAVGVWETTSDVGVPAFTCYIADQERESLRPVAVAGGMGCHPSRGVALLRALTEAAQSRLTRICGARDDLHRKAYQEAREGVEADRLRTRLREEKPVRRFQEAPHQDASTLEEDLGWVLAKLRIAGVSQVVVVELTKPELGIPVVRVVVPGLEPTHEAPGYVPGPRAQRVMRGGAS; encoded by the coding sequence ATGCGCACAGACTCCGTGGACTCCCCTGTCGTCGGCGCCGCTCCCGGTACCGCCAAGCACTTCCGCCAAGGCACTCACCGGACCGTCTCCCCCGAAGAGACCTTGGAGCGCGTGCGACGACTGATGCCCGTCCTCGGCATCACCCGCATCGCCAACGTCACGGGCCTGGATACGATTGGCATCCCCGTGGTGATGGTGACGCGCCCCAACGCGCGCTCGCTGGCGGTGTCCCAGGGCAAGGGGCTCACGCTCGCCGCCGCGAAGGCGTCGGGACTGATGGAGTCCGTGGAGGGGTATCACGCAGAGCACATCACCCTGCCCCTCAAGCTGGCCACGTACAACGAGCTGCGCTTCCGCACGCCCGTGGTCGACGTGGCGGGATTGCCTCGGTTGTCGGTGAGCCTGTTTCATCCCAACTGGCGCATGCTGTGGGTGGAGGGCGTGGACCTGTTGGGCGGCGGCCCCCTGTGGCTGCCGTTCGACCTGGTGCACACCGACTTCACGCTGCCCCTTCCCACCGGAAGTGGCGCGTTCCTCATGAGCAGCAATGGGCTGGCCTCGGGGAATCATGTCCTCGAGGCCACGCTGCATGGCCTGTGTGAAGTGGTGGAGCGGGATGCCTCCGCGCTCTGGCATGCCCGAGGGGAGAAGGGGCAAGCGGGGACGCGGTTGGACCTAGCGACGGTGGACGACTCCGCGTGCCGCGAGGTGCTGGAGACGTACGCACGGGCGGGCGTGGCCGTGGGTGTCTGGGAGACGACCAGCGACGTGGGGGTGCCCGCGTTCACCTGTTACATCGCCGACCAGGAGCGCGAGTCACTTCGCCCGGTCGCCGTCGCGGGAGGCATGGGCTGTCATCCCTCGCGCGGCGTGGCGTTGCTGCGCGCGCTGACGGAGGCGGCCCAGAGTCGGCTCACGCGCATCTGCGGTGCTCGCGATGACCTGCACCGCAAGGCGTATCAGGAGGCTCGCGAAGGGGTGGAGGCGGACCGGCTCCGGACGCGGTTGCGAGAGGAGAAGCCCGTGCGCCGCTTCCAGGAGGCGCCACATCAAGATGCGAGCACCCTGGAGGAGGACCTCGGGTGGGTGCTGGCGAAGCTGCGCATCGCGGGTGTGTCGCAGGTGGTCGTCGTGGAGCTGACGAAGCCGGAGCTGGGCATCCCCGTGGTGCGCGTGGTGGTGCCTGGATTGGAGCCCACGCACGAGGCCCCCGGCTATGTCCCCGGGCCGCGCGCGCAGCGAGTCATGCGCGGGGGTGCGTCATGA
- a CDS encoding lysylphosphatidylglycerol synthase transmembrane domain-containing protein, with the protein MDDAISDVRVEPVAAEGSSRRHGIWGWLPGVLLLGAFTVFVVARFGEEKQFALMLKRARPEWLLCGAVLQVLSYLIMAGCWRLVLGMAKVKPPWFRTAGLSVMKLSFDQLVPTAGIGGSVVVMKGLQSEGAPPRIATAALLVDMVSFYIAHAIAVVFAIVTLWLHAALHAAILGLATAFAVLACVVPFAILWLTRHGGWKPPKWARRIPGLTSLLDSISQVPPELVRDKWLLAKATALQLGVFVADALTLSCMLLAVGHPVGFPSVFAAFMLATLVMTLSIIPGGVGTFEATAVGTLSSLGVPVSVSLTAVLLLRGFTLWLPLPLGVMFLHRMLGMRLRDVMSRPRNESEDTPAESPQRSHA; encoded by the coding sequence GTGGATGACGCAATCTCGGACGTGAGGGTGGAGCCCGTGGCGGCGGAAGGTTCCTCGCGCCGTCACGGCATCTGGGGCTGGCTTCCGGGCGTGTTGTTGCTCGGGGCCTTCACCGTGTTCGTGGTGGCGCGTTTCGGAGAGGAGAAGCAGTTCGCGCTCATGTTGAAGCGCGCGAGGCCGGAGTGGCTGCTGTGTGGCGCCGTGCTTCAGGTGCTCTCGTACCTCATCATGGCGGGCTGCTGGCGACTGGTGCTGGGCATGGCGAAGGTGAAGCCGCCCTGGTTCCGCACCGCGGGCCTGTCGGTGATGAAGCTCTCGTTCGACCAGCTCGTTCCCACCGCGGGCATCGGTGGCTCGGTGGTGGTGATGAAGGGGCTCCAGAGCGAAGGGGCTCCACCTCGAATCGCGACGGCCGCGCTGCTGGTCGACATGGTGTCGTTCTACATCGCGCATGCGATTGCAGTGGTCTTCGCCATCGTGACGCTGTGGCTCCACGCGGCGTTGCACGCGGCCATCCTCGGGCTGGCGACGGCCTTCGCGGTGCTCGCGTGTGTGGTGCCGTTCGCCATCCTCTGGCTGACGCGGCATGGAGGCTGGAAGCCGCCGAAGTGGGCGCGCCGCATCCCGGGGCTCACCTCGTTGCTGGATTCCATCTCCCAGGTTCCCCCGGAGCTGGTGAGGGACAAGTGGCTCCTGGCGAAGGCGACCGCCTTGCAACTGGGAGTCTTCGTGGCGGACGCGCTCACGCTGTCGTGCATGCTGCTCGCGGTAGGGCACCCGGTGGGCTTCCCGAGTGTGTTCGCCGCCTTCATGCTGGCCACGCTGGTGATGACCCTCAGCATCATCCCCGGGGGCGTGGGGACCTTCGAGGCGACCGCAGTGGGGACGCTGTCCTCGCTGGGCGTGCCGGTGTCGGTATCGCTCACCGCGGTGCTGTTGTTGCGGGGTTTCACCTTGTGGTTGCCGCTGCCGCTGGGGGTGATGTTCCTGCATCGCATGCTGGGGATGCGGCTGCGCGATGTGATGTCACGTCCACGGAACGAGTCCGAGGACACGCCCGCTGAATCGCCCCAGCGGAGCCACGCGTGA
- a CDS encoding CBS domain-containing protein yields MLTVGDLMTRDVITLEETDDLVRVDDLLKLNHIRHLPVVRDGRLVGLVSHRDLIRALARQVASSGAEPIAVASIMSRDVESVRPDLSVRDGIYKLLDHRFGCLPVVDRDRRLVGIVTEADFMRMAARLMDAAQSRGSEEAGVSAH; encoded by the coding sequence ATGCTCACCGTGGGCGACCTGATGACCCGCGACGTCATCACGTTGGAGGAGACGGATGACCTGGTTCGCGTGGATGACCTGCTGAAGCTCAATCACATTCGTCACCTGCCCGTGGTGAGGGATGGGCGGTTGGTGGGATTGGTGAGCCATCGGGACCTCATCCGCGCGCTGGCGCGCCAGGTGGCCTCCTCCGGCGCCGAGCCCATCGCCGTCGCCAGCATCATGTCGCGCGACGTGGAGTCGGTGAGGCCGGACCTGTCCGTGCGCGACGGCATCTACAAGCTCCTGGACCACCGGTTCGGCTGCCTGCCCGTGGTGGACCGGGACCGGCGGCTGGTGGGCATCGTCACGGAGGCGGACTTCATGCGCATGGCGGCGCGGCTCATGGATGCGGCGCAGTCGCGAGGCAGTGAGGAAGCGGGAGTCTCCGCGCATTGA
- a CDS encoding TfuA-like protein translates to MKVFIFTGPTLRPEEARQELEAVYLPPVQQGDIYRATLEKPVALGIIDGFFEHVPAVWHKEILWAMAEGVHVFGAASMGALRASELAAFGMEGVGAIFEDFHRGMLEDDDEVAVAHASAEDGWRPLSEAMVNLRATLSAAHAAGVVSDGTRAGLERLAKSLFYVERAWPTLLTQGAREGLPVVELAALKDWLPRGRVDAKRADAVAMLRTIRERLDAGMAPKETRFPFQHTDAWEEARRRASRQPLRPTQNPSEGVASEALLDELRLRGGMKDARRASMARALAVEEARRLGRIPDAAELHSTEVLLRQERELTPETFEQWKSEQHVDDTARLLRDESHVRWVETLFEPDVLRHLGDHLRLTGQYGELMHRARDKETVLAEAGLSTPRLEDAGITEPALWAWYFEEHQGRMVPVSLEQAAREEGFPDVSSLRRAALKELCYVLAKAGAGTF, encoded by the coding sequence ATGAAGGTGTTCATCTTCACCGGCCCCACGCTGCGCCCCGAGGAGGCTCGCCAGGAGCTGGAGGCCGTGTACCTGCCTCCGGTACAGCAGGGGGACATCTACCGGGCGACGCTCGAGAAGCCCGTGGCGTTGGGCATCATCGACGGCTTCTTCGAGCATGTGCCCGCCGTGTGGCACAAGGAGATCCTCTGGGCGATGGCGGAAGGCGTCCACGTCTTCGGCGCCGCGAGCATGGGTGCCCTGCGGGCCTCGGAGCTGGCCGCCTTCGGGATGGAGGGCGTCGGCGCCATCTTCGAGGACTTCCATCGAGGCATGCTGGAGGACGACGACGAAGTGGCCGTGGCGCACGCGAGCGCGGAAGACGGCTGGCGGCCCTTGTCCGAGGCCATGGTGAACCTCCGCGCCACGCTGTCCGCGGCACATGCGGCGGGCGTGGTGAGTGATGGCACCCGGGCTGGGCTCGAACGACTGGCCAAGTCCCTGTTCTACGTGGAGCGCGCGTGGCCGACCTTGCTGACCCAAGGGGCTCGCGAAGGACTTCCCGTCGTGGAGCTGGCGGCGCTCAAGGATTGGTTGCCGCGCGGCCGCGTGGACGCGAAGCGCGCGGATGCCGTGGCGATGTTGCGGACGATTCGAGAGCGCCTCGATGCGGGGATGGCTCCGAAGGAGACTCGCTTCCCCTTCCAGCACACGGACGCGTGGGAGGAGGCACGGCGGCGCGCGAGCCGACAGCCCTTGCGTCCGACCCAGAATCCCTCGGAAGGGGTGGCGTCGGAGGCCCTGCTCGACGAGCTGCGCCTGCGCGGCGGGATGAAGGACGCACGGCGGGCGAGCATGGCGCGCGCGCTCGCGGTGGAGGAGGCACGCAGGCTGGGACGCATCCCGGATGCGGCGGAGCTTCATTCGACGGAAGTCCTGCTGCGCCAGGAGCGAGAGCTCACCCCCGAGACCTTCGAGCAGTGGAAGTCCGAGCAACACGTCGACGACACCGCGCGTTTGCTCCGGGATGAGTCCCACGTGAGATGGGTGGAGACCCTCTTCGAGCCCGATGTGCTGCGCCACCTGGGGGACCATCTGCGACTGACGGGCCAGTACGGTGAGCTGATGCACCGCGCTCGCGACAAGGAGACAGTGCTCGCGGAGGCGGGGCTGTCGACGCCGAGACTCGAGGACGCGGGCATCACCGAGCCGGCGCTCTGGGCCTGGTACTTCGAGGAGCATCAGGGCCGGATGGTGCCAGTCTCTCTCGAGCAGGCCGCGCGGGAAGAGGGCTTCCCGGATGTCTCATCCCTGCGCAGGGCCGCGCTGAAGGAGCTCTGCTACGTCCTCGCGAAGGCCGGTGCTGGGACCTTTTGA
- a CDS encoding class I SAM-dependent methyltransferase — MEKRTDWYEHPEYYEAIFGTDTVREVDFLQALSARHGTGGSKWLEPACGAGRLVEEAARRGLKVTGYDISEAMLAHACKRLTPAERRRVKLAPSRMEEFFVPELEGQVDVAHNLVSTFRYLDSEAAALAHLKGTRRLLKPDGVYVLGFHLTDYARTTPEHERWLGKVGKDKVVCNTHEGLPERPARRSPMRNRLRITGPGKDWLIETTWYFRTYDGTQARKLFRDAGLHVVAEYNFDYDLEAPEKRGSRRLDRVFVLKPVPLSDSARPQVEVSAAKSKPAKKRASVKKSAVKKPARKGR, encoded by the coding sequence ATGGAAAAACGCACGGACTGGTATGAACACCCGGAGTACTACGAGGCCATCTTCGGCACGGACACCGTGCGAGAGGTGGACTTCCTCCAGGCGTTGAGCGCGCGCCATGGCACGGGAGGCTCGAAGTGGTTGGAGCCCGCGTGTGGCGCGGGGCGGTTGGTCGAGGAGGCCGCCCGCCGCGGGTTGAAGGTCACCGGTTACGACATCTCCGAGGCGATGCTGGCCCATGCGTGCAAGCGGCTGACTCCCGCGGAGCGTCGACGGGTGAAGCTGGCTCCGTCCCGCATGGAGGAGTTCTTCGTGCCCGAGCTGGAGGGACAGGTGGATGTCGCGCACAACCTGGTCTCCACCTTCCGGTATCTCGACAGCGAGGCGGCGGCGCTCGCGCACTTGAAGGGGACTCGGCGGTTGCTCAAGCCAGACGGCGTCTATGTGCTGGGCTTCCACCTCACTGACTATGCGAGGACGACGCCGGAGCACGAGCGGTGGCTGGGGAAGGTGGGGAAGGACAAGGTCGTCTGCAACACGCACGAGGGCTTGCCGGAGCGCCCAGCCCGTCGCTCACCGATGCGCAACCGGTTGCGCATCACCGGGCCTGGGAAGGACTGGCTCATCGAGACCACGTGGTACTTCCGCACGTACGACGGAACCCAGGCGCGCAAGCTCTTCCGCGACGCGGGACTGCACGTCGTGGCCGAGTACAACTTCGACTACGACCTGGAGGCGCCGGAGAAGCGAGGCAGCCGCCGGTTGGACCGGGTCTTCGTGCTGAAGCCGGTGCCTCTCTCGGACAGCGCGCGGCCACAGGTGGAGGTCTCCGCCGCGAAGTCGAAGCCCGCGAAGAAGCGAGCCTCGGTGAAGAAGTCCGCCGTGAAGAAGCCGGCCCGCAAGGGGCGCTGA
- the lpoB gene encoding penicillin-binding protein activator LpoB, translating into MKTHRLILTACLAASLAACSGPRAFTRGTYEDPNEIEMLSDQFNENDLQLIAKKMAESLANSPRFSTPRPDGSLPIVLVGKLKNSTSEHIDMRSLGDKIQTALAQTGRFAMVDQAARQDIAEEYEYQQSGYVDAKSAKGPGGQVSVDFLMSGDLASIIQEVGRDKLVYYKMTAKLSNVRTGLIEWTDEKQIRKKFEKRGVSW; encoded by the coding sequence ATGAAGACCCACCGCCTGATTCTCACCGCCTGCCTCGCCGCTTCGCTCGCCGCGTGCAGCGGCCCGCGTGCCTTCACGCGCGGGACGTACGAAGACCCGAACGAAATCGAGATGCTGTCGGACCAGTTCAACGAGAACGACCTGCAGCTCATCGCCAAGAAGATGGCGGAGTCGCTGGCCAACTCGCCGCGCTTCTCCACGCCGCGCCCGGACGGCTCGCTGCCCATCGTCCTCGTCGGCAAGCTGAAGAACAGCACCTCCGAGCACATCGACATGCGCTCCTTGGGCGACAAAATCCAGACGGCGCTGGCGCAGACGGGCCGCTTCGCCATGGTGGACCAGGCCGCGCGCCAGGACATCGCGGAGGAGTACGAGTATCAGCAGTCCGGTTACGTCGACGCGAAGTCCGCCAAGGGCCCCGGCGGTCAGGTGTCGGTGGACTTCCTGATGTCGGGAGACCTGGCCTCCATCATCCAGGAGGTCGGCCGCGACAAGCTCGTGTACTACAAGATGACGGCGAAGCTGAGCAACGTGCGCACCGGCCTCATCGAGTGGACGGATGAGAAGCAGATCCGCAAGAAGTTCGAGAAGCGCGGGGTCAGCTGGTAG
- a CDS encoding ZIP family metal transporter, giving the protein MSVLATVALYSLVVVVGSLLGALVVLWNERPTQLVRFLAFAAGVMLGAAFFHMLPEAYEGGGWWAFALVPGGFVFLLVLERYLVAHAGEDVPGDHMSGTGSGHGAEAGQVLGLTAFLGLSTHTLFDGIALGSAVEEGVGLMALLAIVAHKVPSALSLASILKTEGRSKGSILLLAVLYGLMVPAGALLFFAFDAVMAFESMAPKALAFSAGTFLYIAVSDLLPHVHRHGKDQPGRNVLALFVGLALMFMLARIMGHPAH; this is encoded by the coding sequence ATGTCGGTCCTGGCCACAGTGGCCCTCTATTCCCTGGTCGTTGTCGTCGGCTCGCTCCTTGGCGCGTTGGTGGTGCTTTGGAACGAGCGCCCGACGCAACTGGTCCGCTTCCTGGCCTTCGCCGCTGGCGTCATGTTGGGCGCGGCCTTCTTCCACATGTTGCCGGAGGCGTACGAGGGCGGAGGCTGGTGGGCCTTCGCGCTGGTGCCCGGAGGCTTCGTCTTCCTGCTCGTGCTGGAGCGCTATCTGGTGGCGCACGCGGGTGAGGACGTGCCCGGGGACCACATGTCCGGCACGGGCTCGGGACACGGCGCCGAGGCGGGGCAGGTGCTCGGCTTGACGGCGTTCCTCGGGCTGTCGACGCACACGTTGTTCGACGGCATCGCGTTGGGCTCGGCGGTGGAGGAGGGCGTGGGGTTGATGGCGCTGCTGGCCATCGTCGCGCACAAGGTCCCCTCCGCGTTGTCGCTGGCCTCCATCCTGAAGACGGAAGGTCGCTCGAAGGGGTCCATCCTGCTGCTCGCCGTGCTGTACGGCTTGATGGTGCCGGCGGGTGCGCTGCTGTTCTTCGCGTTCGACGCGGTGATGGCCTTCGAGAGCATGGCGCCCAAGGCGTTGGCCTTCTCCGCGGGCACGTTCCTGTACATCGCCGTGTCGGACCTGCTGCCGCACGTGCACAGACACGGCAAGGACCAGCCGGGGCGCAACGTGCTGGCGCTCTTCGTGGGCCTGGCCCTCATGTTCATGCTCGCTCGCATCATGGGGCACCCGGCGCACTGA
- a CDS encoding mechanosensitive ion channel family protein encodes MMPRVRHAWTALLLVGCLLWTLPALALNSGLSQPASPMDRQTPHAAAQGFLSAAHRGDYETAAHYLDLDFIPRAQQPERGAQLARRLKFVLDRKLAVDLASVSKAPEGDPADARFDQLGVIPLDGANVSIRLQRVTQDSALVWVFSESTVRMVDSLFEAYGPRVAEWMPPFFFSGTVLGLEPWQWLGLLVTLLAALGLSLLLERVTLAIALRVARWTDATLDDQLVEAGRGPLRLPFFAALLVVGTSFLLLPRPVQSVANRVSYSLLIVSVAWFILRFLRVFAAFVQNRVSSETQDAARARSLRTQFAVLRAVFEAATYVVAAALLLMQFEVVRNVGVSLLASAGIAGLVIGLAAQKSISTLLAGIQLSITQPIRIGDQVVVETEFGTVEEITLTYVVLRVWDQRRMVIPITYFLDKPFQNWSKVSPELLGAVTLQVDYSTDVDAMRAELKRILSGEAQHLWDGRFQSVVVLEAQDRTLTIRALVSAANPDKLFDLRALVRERLVSFLRAHPQWLPFTRTESRQAPTPLPEPRDDPQPDAPQDAPPPGPRMS; translated from the coding sequence ATGATGCCCCGAGTCCGCCATGCCTGGACGGCGCTGCTCCTGGTGGGATGCCTCCTCTGGACGCTCCCCGCCCTGGCACTCAATTCGGGCCTGTCTCAGCCCGCGTCCCCCATGGACCGCCAGACGCCCCATGCCGCCGCGCAGGGCTTCCTCTCCGCGGCCCACCGAGGGGACTACGAGACGGCCGCGCACTACCTCGACCTGGACTTCATCCCCCGGGCCCAGCAGCCCGAGCGCGGCGCGCAGCTCGCCCGCCGGCTCAAGTTCGTGCTGGACCGGAAGCTGGCCGTCGACCTGGCCTCGGTGAGCAAGGCTCCCGAGGGAGACCCGGCCGACGCACGCTTCGACCAGCTGGGCGTCATTCCCCTGGATGGGGCCAATGTCTCCATTCGCCTCCAGCGCGTCACGCAGGACAGCGCGCTGGTGTGGGTCTTCAGCGAGTCCACGGTGCGCATGGTGGATTCGCTCTTCGAGGCCTACGGGCCTCGCGTGGCGGAGTGGATGCCGCCGTTCTTCTTCTCGGGGACGGTGCTGGGGCTGGAGCCGTGGCAGTGGCTGGGCCTGCTGGTGACGCTGCTCGCGGCGCTGGGATTGTCGCTGCTCCTGGAGCGGGTGACGCTGGCCATCGCCCTGCGCGTGGCGCGCTGGACGGATGCGACGCTGGATGACCAGCTCGTGGAGGCGGGGCGCGGGCCGCTGCGGCTGCCCTTCTTCGCGGCGCTGCTGGTGGTGGGCACGTCCTTCCTCCTCCTGCCGCGTCCCGTGCAGAGCGTGGCCAACCGAGTGAGCTACTCGCTGCTCATCGTCTCGGTGGCGTGGTTCATCCTGCGCTTCCTGCGGGTGTTCGCCGCCTTCGTGCAGAACCGCGTGTCCTCGGAGACACAGGACGCGGCGCGGGCCCGCTCGCTGCGCACCCAGTTCGCCGTGCTGCGCGCCGTCTTCGAGGCGGCGACGTACGTGGTGGCCGCCGCGCTGCTCCTCATGCAGTTCGAGGTGGTGCGCAACGTCGGCGTGTCCCTCCTCGCCTCCGCCGGTATCGCCGGCCTGGTGATTGGTCTTGCGGCGCAGAAGTCCATCTCCACGCTGCTCGCGGGCATCCAGCTCTCCATCACCCAGCCCATCCGCATCGGGGACCAGGTGGTGGTGGAGACCGAGTTCGGCACCGTGGAGGAAATCACGCTGACCTATGTGGTGCTGCGCGTCTGGGACCAGCGCCGCATGGTCATCCCCATCACCTACTTCCTGGACAAGCCCTTCCAGAACTGGAGCAAGGTCAGCCCCGAGCTCTTGGGCGCCGTCACCCTCCAGGTGGACTACTCCACGGACGTGGACGCCATGCGCGCGGAGCTCAAGCGCATCCTTTCGGGGGAGGCCCAGCACCTGTGGGATGGGCGGTTCCAGTCGGTGGTGGTGCTGGAGGCCCAGGACCGGACGCTCACCATCCGGGCCCTCGTGAGCGCGGCCAACCCGGACAAGCTCTTCGACCTGCGTGCCCTTGTCCGGGAGCGCCTGGTCTCCTTCCTCCGGGCGCACCCTCAGTGGCTGCCCTTCACCCGCACCGAGTCGCGCCAGGCGCCCACGCCCCTCCCGGAGCCCCGGGATGACCCTCAGCCCGACGCGCCACAGGATGCGCCACCTCCAGGGCCTCGGATGTCCTGA
- a CDS encoding COG3014 family protein, which produces MISHLGLTARPRGWGALALASVLLLSGCAGDYVARTRGVRMSYQSEDYPNALAELDAVEKEGTDKDELLVLLDRGMVLHSARKWTESNAVLEQAEKLSAQLDGTSVSEEAGALVTNERQRAYRGEDFEKLMISVIQALNYAKLGDDEAAMVEVRQVNERLQKMVTDEKKPYEQLAIARYLGGVLREDQRDWDSAFIDYAKAYELEPRLGALVEPLLRLAKYTGRDQLYEELKAKYPDVAHPPLARDEAQVVVIVEAGLSPEKHPASRNHDGGGLIEVPAYRDRGSAPAVHVSLGDQDARAATVTSLADVARLHLDTRIGGMLAKQLAGVAVKAGLAAGLGAATKSEELGALAFILLNAGNAPDLRSWLSLPAEFQVARFRVSAGKHLVRVEAGGRVSEHVVDVQPGRVGLVVVRRY; this is translated from the coding sequence ATGATTTCTCATCTCGGCCTCACGGCGCGCCCTCGGGGTTGGGGCGCGCTCGCGCTGGCGAGCGTGCTCCTGTTGTCCGGCTGTGCGGGGGACTACGTGGCTCGCACGCGGGGCGTCCGCATGTCCTATCAGTCCGAGGACTACCCCAACGCGCTCGCGGAGTTGGACGCGGTGGAGAAGGAGGGCACAGACAAGGATGAGCTGCTCGTGCTCCTGGACAGGGGCATGGTGCTGCACTCCGCGCGCAAGTGGACGGAGAGCAACGCCGTGCTGGAGCAGGCGGAGAAGCTGAGCGCGCAGCTCGATGGAACCTCCGTCAGCGAGGAGGCCGGGGCGCTGGTCACCAACGAGCGCCAGCGCGCCTACCGCGGGGAGGACTTCGAGAAGCTGATGATCTCCGTCATCCAGGCGCTCAACTACGCGAAGCTGGGGGATGACGAAGCGGCCATGGTGGAGGTGCGTCAGGTCAACGAGCGCCTCCAGAAGATGGTCACCGACGAGAAGAAGCCCTACGAGCAGCTCGCCATCGCGCGCTACCTGGGCGGCGTGCTGCGCGAGGACCAGCGCGACTGGGACTCGGCCTTCATCGACTACGCGAAGGCGTATGAGCTGGAGCCTCGGCTGGGGGCGCTCGTGGAGCCGCTCCTGCGGCTGGCGAAGTACACGGGCCGCGACCAGCTCTACGAAGAGCTCAAGGCGAAGTATCCGGACGTGGCCCATCCGCCGCTGGCGCGCGACGAGGCCCAGGTCGTGGTCATCGTGGAGGCGGGGCTGTCGCCGGAGAAGCATCCCGCGTCTCGCAACCACGATGGGGGCGGCCTCATCGAGGTGCCCGCCTACCGGGACCGGGGCAGCGCGCCCGCGGTGCATGTGTCACTGGGTGACCAGGATGCGCGGGCCGCGACGGTGACGTCGCTGGCGGACGTGGCTCGGCTCCATCTGGACACCCGGATTGGGGGCATGCTGGCCAAGCAGCTTGCCGGCGTGGCAGTGAAGGCGGGGCTCGCGGCCGGCCTGGGCGCGGCGACGAAGAGCGAGGAGCTGGGGGCCCTGGCCTTCATCCTGCTCAACGCGGGGAACGCGCCGGACCTGCGTTCCTGGCTTTCCCTGCCCGCCGAGTTCCAGGTGGCGCGGTTCCGCGTCTCAGCAGGGAAACACCTGGTGCGAGTGGAGGCCGGAGGGCGGGTTTCCGAGCACGTGGTGGACGTCCAACCCGGTCGGGTGGGGTTGGTGGTGGTGCGACGCTACTGA